DNA from Cytophagia bacterium CHB2:
AACGGCAAGATGCTGACCGCGCCAAAATTGAATTCACACAACACATTCACACAACCCGAGAACGTGAAGATCGCCGATTTCACCCGAGCCACGCTGAAGGATAATCTTCTCAAAATCGTCGTGCCCGCCAAGTCCGTGGTTGTTTTGCGTGTGAATTAGCCTGCATGAAACCAATGATGATCAGGCAAACAGGCTTACACTATTCCATATCATGAAATCTCAGCAATTTTGCCGATCACAAGTCTATTTTGCCAGTCAAAAGTTTCGTCTTGCCATTATTGAAATGTCTTATTGTCTTGTTAACCAGGTTCATAAATCGAACGGCTGAATGATCATGAGCGCGATTGCTCAAAAACGGTTGGGGTCTGGTCATTGAAATCTGCAATCCTCAATCAGTTTTGGCTGCATTTTTTAGATTGTCAAACAGCCAGAGCGAAGATGTGCGGATGACGTATGTGCAGCGGTAGTCTAGGCAACGGGAGATAGAATGTTAAACACAAGGTTATGGTGTTGTGTCGCAGATCATGGGAGTCCACCTCCAAATAGGCGCTCTCGCCTGCCGCTATTTCTTAAGCTTTCCGTGCTGGCTACATTTCTGTGGCTGAATGCGGCCGTTGCGCAAAATGTCGGTAAAATAGCCGGCACGATTACAGAAGCGGCAAGTGGAAATCCCCTGCCCGGCGCAAATGTTCTCATCACCGGCACGCGCATGGGAGCGGCGGCAGATGCCAACGGCGAATACTTTATTCTCAATGTTCCGCCCGGCAAATACGAGCTGCGCGCCAACATGATTGGCTATGAGGCGACCGTGTTCGTGCAAGTGATCGTGAATGCCGGCCGCACCACCACCATCGATTTCAAACTCAGCGAAGAAGTGCTGGAAGGCGAAGAAGTGATCGTGCAGGCCATCCGGCCCGATGTTGAGCTGGACAAAACTGCCACCAGCGCCATCGTGCGCTTCGACGACGTGCAAACGCTGCCGGGCATCCGCGACATCAGCGACGTCATCAGTCTGGCCGCGGATGTGAGTGACGGCCACTTTCGCGGCGGGCGTGTGGGCGAGGAGTACTATCTGCTGCAAGGCATGGGCATCGTCAATCCGCTCGATCGTTCGTCGGCGTTCTTGCCGATCATGAGCGGCGTCGAGGAGGTGGAAGTGATCACCAGCGGCTTCGGCGCGCAATATGGCAATGCGCAATCCGGCGTGGTGAATATCTCAATGAAAGAGGGCGATGCACAAGTCTGGCGTTCGCGGTTTGAAACACGGCTGCGCGCGCCGGGGAGGAAACATTTCGGTCCGAGTGTATTCGATCCGAATGCCAACGATTACATGCGGCTGCTGCGTGATCGCCAGGTGTGGCTGACCGGAGACCCCAGCGCCGATCAAGTGCAGCCCTACTACGGTTCGATGGCCTCGGGGCTTACCAGTAGTTTTGCGGGAGATACGCTGGTGCAAGTGGCCGTGGCTCAGGCGCTTTGGGAGCAAACGCGCAGAGACCTCGGGCGAACCTATGGCAATGATCTCGATTACTCTCTCGAAATGGCGACCGGCGGGCCGATCAATAATCGCATGCGCATGTTTCTGGCGTTGCGTTCCAACCGGCAAATGCCGGTTTTCCCCACCGAACAGCCCGATGCCGAGTATCAGGCGATGGGCAATGTGGTTGCCGACCTTGGCGCGGCGACCACGCTGCGTTTGAGCGGCGGCTTCACCCAATTGAATGATAATGTTTTTCCCGGCGCCAACAGTGTCAGCGGCTATCAACGCTGGCTGTGGGATCGCATCACCGGTGTGCGCAACCGGAAACGAATCAACACCCAGCTTGGCGCGCGTTTCACCCACGCCCTCAGCCCGAGCACGTTTTATGAATTGAAGCTCAACTCTCTCTTCACCAACAATCGGGTGGGCGCCACTCCCGTTCCCGACGTGCTTCCCCCCTCGGTGGATTTCAATTGGGTGGTCGGCACGATTTCCTACCCGAACAACAATTCGCCGGACCGTCTCAACTATCAAGCGGGATACGACACTTTCACGAAAGAGAAGACGCGCACCATCTCATTTGACGGCGCCTTAACCAGCCAATTGACGCACGCGCACTTGTTCAATGCCGGCGCCCAAATCAACTCCTATCTCATTGACGTGTCGAATTTTCTGAGTGTGCGGTCGAGCCGGCAACTCGAGCGCTACACCGCGCATCCTTTCGAAGCGGCGGCCTATGTGCAGGACAAGATGGAATTCGAGGGGTTGATTGCAAACGTGGGATTGCGCCTCGATATGTGGTATTCCGGCGTGGATTACTATCCCGACATCTACACGCCGTTTGGCGATCCTGATTCGCTGGGAAGATACAATCCCAAAAACGCGCAGCGGAAAAGCCCGCCGGTTTACGGCCGCTTGCAGCCGCGATTGGGATTTTCCTTTCCGATTTCGACCAATACCGTGTTTCATCTCAACTACGGCTCTTTCATGCAACGGCCGTCGTTCCAGTACATCGTTTCGCAGCGCCTCGGCCAGCGTTTGAACGATCCCATCATTTTGGGCAATTCCAAACTCGAGCCCGAAACCACGAACAGCTACGATATCGGCGTGGTGCAGGGTCTGGGCGAAGGATTCACGCTGGACCTCAGCGGCTACTACAAAGATGTCAAGAATCTCATTCAGCAATCGAATTTCATCGACGACCGGGCGGGTTATCAAGTCAGCTCCTACTTCAATTTAGATTACGCCGACATCCGCGGCTTTCGCATCGCATTGAGCAAGCGGCGCGGCGCGCTCACCGGTTCGATCAACTATCAATACGGCTATGCCACCGGCAAAAGCGCAACCGCCACGGCTGCCACGCCCATTTTCAATCGTGATACGCTGGGGGTCGTGACGACTGACCTGACCAACGTGCCCACCCGCGATATTCTTTTGGACTTCGACCGCACTCACAATGTCGTGATCACTGCCGGTTACGTGACGCGAAATGACTGGGGCCCGTCAGTCTCCGGTTTTCACCCGCTGGCAGATATGAACTTCTCGGTGTACTCTTTGATTCGTAGCGGCAGGCCCTATACCTCGCCCTCCGACATCCGGTTGATCAACGTGAAACGCGCGCCGATGGAGTACAACACGGATCTACGGATAACAAAGTCAATCCGCAATTTCTTCGGTATACCGGCGAATTTGTACGCGGAAGTATTCAATCTCTTTAACAACAAAATCCTCAATTACGATTATTTGTTCGAGCGGCCCACGGCCACCAACCCCAATCTTCCGCTACAATACTATGAAGAATGGGGCATCGATAATAAAGAGAACGGCATTCGCTATTGGTGGGACAAAGGCAGGCAGGGGCCGTTCAGCGTCGATCAATCGTTTTTGATTTACAGCAATGAGCCGCGATCGTTCAGTTTTGGAATTGTATTCGAATTCTAAGGACATATCATGACAGGATAATTGAACGGTAGAATGATCTAATTCTCAGGCCATGAATTTGGCCTCGCTGCGGTGACTCAAATTCAATCGCAGCCAACCAAACTATAAGGTCAATCATTCTGTCGAACAATCATCCTGCTACAAAATATGGTAGAAGAAAACATGAAACACCTCGGATTCATGATCCTGCTGCTGGCTGTCGCGCTCGGCGAAAGCAATGCGCAACAGCGTGACTGGCGCGTGCACCGCCGCGGCCTGCTGCCTCAAGCCGTGTACAACACCGGTGAGTTGGGAAGAGCCTACAATGCCGGCGGTACCGTGCAGCCGGGCAGCCCGGCCATGGAATATCCGCCGAATTCCAGTATCGTGCTCGATCGGGTAAATTACCCGGGACAGCATAATTCCTTCGGTAGCGGAATTTGGCTTGCCGGCACGCGTGCTAGCGGCAGAAGCTACGCCTTCTGCGGCGCTGTTTCCAACACTAACGGCGATCCCATTACCGTTGTCGGCGTGTACAGCACGCCGCTCGAGTTGAGAAAGATTGAGAATTTTCCCGTGCTGGAAAGCGGTGAATTGAATCCGGCCTTCAATCCCGACGAAGCGGAAGAGATCATTATCTCACGTTGGGATACGCCGGTCGGCATCCGGGTGACGCGCACCAGCCGCGCCTGGAGCTATCCCGGCTATGACAGCTTCATCATCTATGAATATGAATTTGAAAACGTGACGACCGAAACGATTTCTGATGTGTTCATCACCTTTGCGAACACGTTTGGCCCTTCGATGTTCGGCTATCAACGCAATCACGGCGCCTGGTCAGAGAGCGCATTTCGCGGTCAGCCGCCGGCGGGATTGGGCGATCATTTCGCGCGTTTCGATCTCAAACGCTGGATGAGTTACAATCATGAACGCGACGGCCTTCCGGAT
Protein-coding regions in this window:
- a CDS encoding TonB-dependent receptor codes for the protein MLNTRLWCCVADHGSPPPNRRSRLPLFLKLSVLATFLWLNAAVAQNVGKIAGTITEAASGNPLPGANVLITGTRMGAAADANGEYFILNVPPGKYELRANMIGYEATVFVQVIVNAGRTTTIDFKLSEEVLEGEEVIVQAIRPDVELDKTATSAIVRFDDVQTLPGIRDISDVISLAADVSDGHFRGGRVGEEYYLLQGMGIVNPLDRSSAFLPIMSGVEEVEVITSGFGAQYGNAQSGVVNISMKEGDAQVWRSRFETRLRAPGRKHFGPSVFDPNANDYMRLLRDRQVWLTGDPSADQVQPYYGSMASGLTSSFAGDTLVQVAVAQALWEQTRRDLGRTYGNDLDYSLEMATGGPINNRMRMFLALRSNRQMPVFPTEQPDAEYQAMGNVVADLGAATTLRLSGGFTQLNDNVFPGANSVSGYQRWLWDRITGVRNRKRINTQLGARFTHALSPSTFYELKLNSLFTNNRVGATPVPDVLPPSVDFNWVVGTISYPNNNSPDRLNYQAGYDTFTKEKTRTISFDGALTSQLTHAHLFNAGAQINSYLIDVSNFLSVRSSRQLERYTAHPFEAAAYVQDKMEFEGLIANVGLRLDMWYSGVDYYPDIYTPFGDPDSLGRYNPKNAQRKSPPVYGRLQPRLGFSFPISTNTVFHLNYGSFMQRPSFQYIVSQRLGQRLNDPIILGNSKLEPETTNSYDIGVVQGLGEGFTLDLSGYYKDVKNLIQQSNFIDDRAGYQVSSYFNLDYADIRGFRIALSKRRGALTGSINYQYGYATGKSATATAATPIFNRDTLGVVTTDLTNVPTRDILLDFDRTHNVVITAGYVTRNDWGPSVSGFHPLADMNFSVYSLIRSGRPYTSPSDIRLINVKRAPMEYNTDLRITKSIRNFFGIPANLYAEVFNLFNNKILNYDYLFERPTATNPNLPLQYYEEWGIDNKENGIRYWWDKGRQGPFSVDQSFLIYSNEPRSFSFGIVFEF
- a CDS encoding T9SS C-terminal target domain-containing protein, giving the protein MKHLGFMILLLAVALGESNAQQRDWRVHRRGLLPQAVYNTGELGRAYNAGGTVQPGSPAMEYPPNSSIVLDRVNYPGQHNSFGSGIWLAGTRASGRSYAFCGAVSNTNGDPITVVGVYSTPLELRKIENFPVLESGELNPAFNPDEAEEIIISRWDTPVGIRVTRTSRAWSYPGYDSFIIYEYEFENVTTETISDVFITFANTFGPSMFGYQRNHGAWSESAFRGQPPAGLGDHFARFDLKRWMSYNHERDGLPDPDFFETWSTPGNRGGLNSPQAVGLLVLHYDYVHLSPRDQTQQVFLTAADSAGMWDANGKAKQPFLLRYENGNLPAEAKTVTWMDPTVQRKTGIWSGVTDSTRFRNQFEPELWPYWKGRTKSSANLSWWQPVSRGYGFYPYLLPAGEKMRFAVAEVAGYGPGVAGDRKYKDLGGTVRAGVDAGAWFSPVPSWFDTLQYANLGSKNYIGSTYLQDHPLPWYVTPGVVS